The following proteins are encoded in a genomic region of Cryomorphaceae bacterium 1068:
- a CDS encoding T9SS type A sorting domain-containing protein, with protein MRFLLLLSVFLSSSLLAQIPNPGFESWIVGNWQLDPEGWTTSNGQLIPAVYQDTDSYEGEFAMRVDAVDNGLGGYGFAECTVPIDYIPSSLDFYVKAGTEFGGVSVTISFYNNDFLFNSFDWNSGTSIEEWTLVSIPMEQNEPVLTHTVIRVEAQVGDLVPGTAWISVDAMGFEGPLSDGDIIDDRDFAIYPNPANDYIILDGLAPNATIRIINIAGQTVFESNSVATQMRLDLDNFAPGLYILDVQPVKKAGVSRKLVIK; from the coding sequence ATGCGCTTTCTTTTACTTCTTTCTGTTTTTCTATCAAGCTCATTACTCGCCCAAATTCCAAATCCGGGCTTTGAATCATGGATCGTAGGTAATTGGCAACTTGACCCTGAAGGCTGGACGACTTCTAATGGACAATTAATTCCCGCTGTTTACCAAGATACGGATTCATACGAAGGTGAATTTGCCATGCGTGTTGATGCAGTTGACAATGGATTAGGCGGTTATGGCTTTGCCGAATGTACCGTACCGATTGACTACATTCCCTCCAGTTTGGACTTTTATGTAAAAGCAGGAACCGAATTTGGTGGGGTGAGTGTGACCATCTCTTTTTACAACAATGATTTTCTCTTCAATTCATTTGATTGGAATAGTGGCACTTCAATAGAGGAATGGACTCTGGTATCCATTCCAATGGAACAGAACGAACCCGTGCTCACTCACACCGTCATTCGAGTAGAAGCTCAAGTTGGCGACTTAGTCCCGGGAACGGCTTGGATATCGGTTGATGCTATGGGTTTTGAGGGCCCTCTAAGTGATGGAGATATAATAGATGATCGAGACTTCGCAATATATCCTAACCCTGCAAACGATTACATCATCTTAGATGGACTAGCTCCAAATGCGACTATTAGAATTATCAATATAGCGGGACAAACGGTTTTTGAGTCAAATTCGGTCGCAACGCAAATGAGACTCGATCTTGATAATTTTGCTCCCGGCCTTTACATTCTAGATGTTCAACCCGTCAAGAAAGCGGGTGTATCGCGAAAACTAGTGATCAAGTGA
- the fabG gene encoding 3-oxoacyl-[acyl-carrier-protein] reductase, giving the protein MKLLEGKVALITGASRGIGKAVAKTFVDHGAKVCFSYASSDEKARALEAELSEAGGTAKGFKSNAADFNAAQELVDAVVAEFGTIDVLVNNAGITRDTLLMRMTEEQWDEVMQVNLKSVFNLTKASLRTFLKARKGSIINMSSVVGVMGNAGQANYAASKAGILGFTKSVALELGSRSIRCNAIAPGFIETEMTGELDEKTVQGWRDAIPLKRGGTPDDVANLALFLASDLSTYITGQTLNVDGGMLT; this is encoded by the coding sequence ATGAAATTACTTGAAGGAAAAGTTGCTTTGATCACGGGTGCTTCACGAGGAATCGGGAAAGCCGTTGCCAAAACGTTCGTCGATCACGGAGCGAAGGTTTGTTTCAGCTATGCCAGCTCTGATGAGAAGGCGCGCGCCCTGGAAGCCGAACTGTCTGAAGCAGGAGGAACTGCAAAAGGCTTTAAGTCCAATGCTGCGGATTTTAATGCTGCGCAAGAATTGGTTGATGCTGTAGTAGCCGAATTTGGTACAATAGACGTTTTGGTTAACAACGCAGGAATCACCAGAGATACGCTGCTGATGAGAATGACGGAAGAGCAATGGGATGAGGTGATGCAAGTTAACTTGAAATCAGTGTTTAACCTGACCAAAGCTTCTTTGCGCACCTTTCTAAAGGCACGCAAAGGATCGATCATAAATATGAGTTCGGTAGTAGGGGTGATGGGTAATGCCGGTCAAGCCAACTATGCCGCATCAAAAGCTGGAATTCTAGGGTTTACAAAGTCTGTGGCTCTGGAGCTGGGGTCGAGAAGTATTCGCTGCAATGCCATTGCACCCGGATTTATCGAAACGGAAATGACAGGAGAACTCGACGAGAAAACCGTTCAAGGTTGGAGAGATGCTATTCCTTTAAAAAGAGGGGGGACGCCTGATGATGTTGCTAACTTAGCTTTGTTTTTAGCTAGTGATCTGAGTACTTATATCACCGGGCAGACGTTGAATGTAGATGGAGGAATGTTAACATAA